CCAACTGAGCTACGTCCCCGACGACCGCCAAGCGTAGGCGATCACGGTCGACGAGCAATTGCCCCCGGCGCGGACGCCCCGGGTGATCAGACGGCGGAGGCGGGGGCGCTTCGGTACGCCTCGACGTCGGCGCGCCGGAGCAGGAAGCTGCGGTCGTGGGGTTGCGCGGCCAAGCGCTCGGCAGTGATGGCTTCGTACACCTCCGCCAACGGCAGGCCGAGGCGTTCGGCGGCCTCGGCGACGGTGAGCCAGACGGGGGTGGGTTGCATGGTGCGGCGCGTCTTTCCCGCTCCGCCTCGTCCCCAAACCCACACCATGGATCGTCTTTGCCGAGGACCCGAGCGGGTACGTCGAGGCCATGACCAGCATGGACGACATCCAGCCCCGCGGCGACGCCGGCGACGACAGTGCCTTGGACCGCATGCGGGACGCGCCGGTGGGTACCAACGACCCCAACATCGTGGGCGACGTCGGCCCCACCGACATCCCGCCCGGGATGGACCCGCCCGACATCGACCCGCCCCTGGGCGGCCGATCGGGCGAAGACCCGCCCACCGACACGGCGCCATCGCTCGACCCGGTGCCGACCGGTGACGCCGAGGGCGAGCCGCTCACAGACGTCGAGGGTCCGACCGCCTACGGCCAGCCCGCCGACCCCGCCACCTGAGCCTCAAGCAGTCCACAACCCCGTCCCCGGTTGTCCACAGTCATCGGGGGAGAACCCTGCTCATAGGCGTGAGGAACTGTGGAAAAGCTGTCAGGCGGCGGTGCCCTCGAAGGCTGCGGCCCGCACCCCGCGCCGCCCCAGCTCGGTCAGGAACGGGACAGGTTCGGCCACCAGCTCGGCCAACCCGGCCGCCCCCGGCCGGGCCAGGCGGGACTCGGCGGCCCACAGCGCCGCCACGGCCGCCACCGCCCCGGCCGCCACGCCCGGCCGGTCGAGGGCGCCCAGCACCCGCACGTCACGGCCTCGGCCGCGGCGGCCCCGCACCTCGACCCGCACGGCGCCGACCAACCCCTCGGGGTGGGGCGGGCGCAGCATCGGGAAGCGGGACGTGAACCGGTCCCGGCGGGTGGCCGCCACCCGGGCCGTCACCCGCGCCACGCCCGGGACGGCAGGGGCCAGGAGCAGGGCGTCGGGCAGCCCGGCCCGGTAGCAGTCGAGGGGGCCGACGGGATCGGGGAACCAGGACAGCTCGCGGCCGGAGCCGCCGGGACGGGTCACCCAGGCGCCCTCCCGCCAGTCGACGGCCCGCTCGGTCAGGGCCTGGTGGTGGTGCCGGGCGCACGCCGGCCCCGCGGTGCCGAACTTGGCCACGTGGATCTCGTCCACCTCGTCGAAGCCCGCCGCCGCGTGGCGGGCCAACAGGCAGGTGAGCCCCGGCGAGAAGCCCGCCCCCACCACCACCGACAGGTCCCGCTCTCGGGCCTCGGCGTCGAGGGCCAGCAGGTCGCGCACGTCGCCCACCGCATCGGAGACCGACACCACGTGGGCGCCCTGCTCCAACGCCTGCTCGGCCACCGTGCGATGGCCGCCGGTGGGCACGGCCACCACGACGACGTCAGCTCCCTGCAGCGACGCTCCCCCCGGAGGGGCGGGCAGGGCCGGGGCGCCGAGCGAGGCCACCACGGCCGCGGCCCGG
This genomic interval from Acidimicrobiales bacterium contains the following:
- a CDS encoding helix-turn-helix domain-containing protein; this translates as MQPTPVWLTVAEAAERLGLPLAEVYEAITAERLAAQPHDRSFLLRRADVEAYRSAPASAV
- a CDS encoding Gfo/Idh/MocA family oxidoreductase, with protein sequence MRAVLIGAGAVGARIARQLVPGDGVDSLVVVDRDRIRAAAVVASLGAPALPAPPGGASLQGADVVVVAVPTGGHRTVAEQALEQGAHVVSVSDAVGDVRDLLALDAEARERDLSVVVGAGFSPGLTCLLARHAAAGFDEVDEIHVAKFGTAGPACARHHHQALTERAVDWREGAWVTRPGGSGRELSWFPDPVGPLDCYRAGLPDALLLAPAVPGVARVTARVAATRRDRFTSRFPMLRPPHPEGLVGAVRVEVRGRRGRGRDVRVLGALDRPGVAAGAVAAVAALWAAESRLARPGAAGLAELVAEPVPFLTELGRRGVRAAAFEGTAA